From the Drechmeria coniospora strain ARSEF 6962 chromosome 02, whole genome shotgun sequence genome, the window acggccgagggcatgCCGAAGAGGGCGTAAACCTGGTCGACGAGGTGGGTGCCGAGGTCGAAGAGGGCGCCTCCGCCGgagtcgaggccgagctcggccttcCAGTTGGaggggccggcggcgcggtAGCGGTCAAAGTGGGTGTTgaactcgacgacgcggcctaGGGTCTCGCGGGAGACGAGGTGCTTGACGGTCAGGAAGTCCGAGTCCCAGCGACGATTCTGGTAGACGCACAGCAGGCGGTTGTGCttgcgggcgacggcgatgagctcgtcggcctcggcagccgTCGGCACGAAGGGCTTCTCCGTCAAGACGTgcttgccggcctcgagggcggccttTGTGAGCTCGAAGTGGCTGTTGGGCGGcgtggtgacgacgacgacgtcgacgtcggcgtcggcgagcagggcCTCGACGCGCGTGTGGTGCTTGACGCCGGGGTGGTCCTGGGGCGCCGAGCTACCGTCCCTGGGCGCGCGCTGGACGATGCTGTGCAGCCTGAGCTGCGGCGTCGTGGTGATGAAGGGGATGTGGAAGACCTTGGCCGACATGCTACGGGGGCGCGTCGTCAGCGATGTCAGGGGAGACGgggacggcggtgacggcgagggagacggtgcggtgcggcgaCTCACCCATagcccacgacgccgacgttgCATGTCTTGCTTGCCATGGCGATGTGCGAGTGCGATGGGCGACAACgagatgatggatgatggccGGCTGGTGGTTGACAATGGCAAGTCCGGCGCCGACTCCGCACCCGACCAAGCTTGAGttggaggcgaggcgaggcgaggcgaggcgaggggcAGCGTTGCGTCATACCGGACCCCACAAcgaccccccctcccccctcccctctgGTGGCTGTCGCTGgtagggagggagggaaaCGATGATCAACTGGCCGTTTGATCCATCGGCTGCCCACGAGGCATCTACTCGACTCGACTCTGACCACGGCTGCATGGTGCTGCATACGTAGATGCAGCCGAGGATGGGCTCGGCactcgagggcggcggatGATGCCCAAAGCACGGCATTCCCGTCGGGTGGATTCTGGACCATGGAACGGAGCGACGGCGACTCGGAGACGACaaaggtcgacgacgggaggACGAAGCAGCAGCATTACGGGCCGCGGCGTGTCTCCCtcgggccgccgtcggcacggTCGATGGACGGGAAGGGTCGGTGGgaatgtcgtcgacggtggcggccgccatggtcCTGCGCAACGATGGCTTTCGATTCTCCGCCTGCCGCAGGCCCGCGACATGAGACGTCTACCCTCCACGCTTTCCCTGGCCTCTGGGACTCGCGTCTCCGGGCTGTCGTCTCTTGGCTGTCGTCTCCGGGCTCGCGTCTCCGGGCTCGCGTCTCCGGGCTCGCGTCTCCGGGCTCGTGTGGTCGGGCCGCTCGCCGCATGCTCGACTCGCAGAcgcgcggcgacgagccccCAAGGGCCTCGATGGTGTGGCGAGAGCGCTCACGCCGGCCAGTTCATGTGCGCGGACGCAGGGTTCGCGGTCAATCGATGGGCATGCATGGCCCCTTTCGTGCCGGGATTgccgcgtcgagctcgtcgcggGTCCACGACTGCTCGTCGCACCTGGCCAGCCATGGTCGAAAGACGGTCGGTCGCAAGGTGTCGTCCACCGCTCCGTATAGCTGCCCCGGCCAGCGGATGGCTCGACCGCCGCACACCACACTGCTGGCCAAAgggcgggcgaggggagAAGAAAACAAAAAgagatgacggcgaggcagCATGTGACGTCGGCCCACGCAGATGATGTGACGGGCCGAGAGGGAGCCATCCTTTTGGCACCCGACGACAAGTACATTGTGctctgtaggtgtacaggtacctacagtgcttGCCATCCAGGATACACGGCGCAACGGTACTTGATATTTGATCATTACAACCTTTGCTGTAGGTGCTCGCTCCCTGCAGATGTACGGTACGTGTAGTTGCTCCGTACGCTCCAAGTACTTGATCGTTCCTGGCACTACTTTACTTGCACTACTTTTACTCGCACCTACTGCGCTCATGCTGCTGGCACTCGGCGTACAGgatacctactaggtactaggtaccttggtactatggagcaggtactccgtacagacaGCGGGgactcgaggaggagcaccGTGgcgctgtaagtaagtagttgtagcactgtaagtaagtagtgGTAGCACTGTAtcaagtagttgtagttgtacgttcatgtacagtacgccgaACTGCAGGTGTAGATgaacaagtaatactgtaattagtacagtaagtacattgcACTCCTGTATTCTCGGCGGACCGTGAGCCAGCTCAGCTCGTCTTTGTCCAATCCATGATTCATCGATACTACCCGTAGACCGATCTGGGTCTGCTTCTGGCCTGGACCAATTTCCGGGCAGCAACCCCTGACAATGGGTGCGTGTATCTCGCTCCATTCCGCTCCTTGACCAGGCACGGAGGAGCAGTGGTGCTGCACGTTCTGACTACCTGgtatgtaagtaggtaagtagagtacttgtacacgtaagtGCACGAAGTACTGTAAAGTTTGAGCGCTGGCAATCGACTCcgcattactccgtaatatcTTGCAGTAATACGGTAAtatgtgtactccgtacttgcagctacaACTCTacggcaaggacaaggaaGAAGACTTTTTCGTGCTGTCCAAGCGCATACGtatgcagtaagtacaagtaatggatgcaagtactcgtactccgcactgcaAGTGTATTATTagctgtacacgtactgtaaaTACTCCTGCATGTAACGCACTtggatgtacggagtatttctgtacggagtaataagtactggcacaagtacggaggagtaTTTGTACATTCTTtgagtaattaatactacagcaggtattactccgtacatgtgcaactactgtactccgtacttgagtaaaATGTTGGCAGGTGGAGCAGATCTGCAGCGCGGTAAtgtatccgtactctgtacagtacaagttgCGCCAAAGTGCctactgtaagcaagtaagtaagtatacttatactccgtacaggttATGtgatacatgtacttgtacggagtattaccaCGCCGATGATTCTCTTGCTCGGGAATACGTTGCACtgcacgtacgagtactccgtatggatGGACGATTCCCGAATGCGCTCCATCCTTttatgtacaagtatgcaatatgtactgtacagggtATCGTTGCATGATGCCCGTACTCGGAGAGATGGCAGCAGTAATATTTGAATGTTTGGgcgtccatgtacatgtacttgtaggagTGCTCGGCCAAACAATGGCTCCGTTGACGGTCAGTCAGCGGAGGGAGGCggcacgtactccgtacatgtaatactttTACCCGTACTTACAAGTCGAGTGCTGGACCGCAGCCACATGtacggtgacgatggccactccttgcatgtacaaaGGCACCTGGCGGCCTGCTGAGCGGTCAAGTCTAGCGATGGAGGCTTGTGTCGATGCAGGCTTGTGTCGATGCAACGCTCCCAGAAGCAGACGGTCCGAAGGGGCTTGCTCGTGTATGCGGCGGACGGACGTCCTGCTGCCATTGTCGCCACAAGGCTCGTATTGATGCCGATCCGATTCTCTCTGCAGCGCAACAGCTTGCTCGGCAGAAGATCATCCGAAGACGGCGGGGAGTGCATGAAGAGACAGCTGccagtgcacctactgtgcttgtacttgtatactagtatgtaagtactgtacattctgttggtaagtaggtactcaagtacacctacttactccgtaagtacgcTTTCAggccatgtactgtactaattACGGGGTACAGTAGAGTGCTGTGCGGATCGATGAGTACTTTTTTGGATGCGGGCTTCGGCGTACCAGTCCTGTCGATGTGTTTCTCCTTGCACACAAAACAAAAGTACATAACATGCGCaggcacttgtacatgtactcctccaactgcacttgcagtacgagtgcatgcgctccgtacttggtattgcaccaaagtactccgtacagtacatactgtagTAGTTTTACTTGTATTGCCTGCAAGTGGGTTGCATAGGTACAAGGACTGTTCGGTATTCATAGCGGCCCAGGTGTTGAAATTGAATTGTGTTGCTTGTGGGGGATGTCAGTAAgggtacagtaagtacatgtgccgagtaccgtacttacagctacagctacagtaccgtaggtgcacggagtacagcacatgtaagtacttgtagcggGCGTGCTACTTTACCTGTTCAAAGGCTGCAGGTCAATACTTGTCATTACAGTGCTTTGCAAAGGGTTGCAATGCAGCGCCAAAGTGCCGTACCCGACCCGTCAGTTCTCCGTATAGGTCCGGTCCATGGAGGCGTAAGTTCAAGCACACTTGCATGATCgttggtgtacttgcaagcaatgATGTGCAAgaaagtactcgtactgaCAGCACAGTACAATATTTGCCTCGCAGCTCCGTGCATCCTTGCTCGTGCAGTGCGGTAATGGTACACTTGGTCCGCATGCCGAAAGCAGGCGCCGACACAAGCACCGAGTGTTACGTCTGCCATGCGTGggctccgtaagtacagtattatcGATACAAGCGCACGCCCTGCATCCGGCGTACTTGAGCACTTTGGACGAAAGAAAGGGATGCATTCAGGGGCTCCAATGGTACGGCTGACGTACCGTAAAGTATGATGCTCGTAtccgtccgtcggcggcggaccAAACGTCGACGGAATGGGATGGTCGCCTTCGCGGAAATTGCCTGCCCTGTGCTCCCCCGCCTTCCCCGGACGGACGGCCCAATGGGGGAGGAGGCTGGCGGTCGGGAAACGAGCTGTCGGCGAGCGGAAGCGAACCGTGGCAGGGCAACGGGGGAGAATTTTCAGCACGAGGTGTGGGTGGACACGGGGCCGCGTGGGGCGGAGGATGACGGACGTTGGGCAGAGGTCCAGGTGCAAGTTGCCGGCACGCGCACTTGCTCGCCGTACGAGGGaaatacagcaagtacagtacagtaagtacagtgaggacagtacggagtacagtaagtacgtgtagGCAAGTGTTGCGGTTTCGTGCAGCGCACGGAAACCATGGTCCTTGTGCCAGCCTACGGAGCAAGACGAGTGCGAGAAAATACGAGCACTTGTGCGACGGTGCCTACAGTATCGTTGGCGAGCTTGTTTGTTCCCGGACAGTTGGCCGCGTCGACTGCGTCAGGTTACCaaacgaggccgagctccgACAATGGCGAGGGCATTGATTGGCAGCAACGCATCGGTCGGCACAGGCACGGTCAGATGGAGGCACGAGGAGCTCTTGTTTTTATTCGCAaatacttacaactacagcaatACATGGGCAGGACCACGTTTGGCGTGCCGTACTTGCGTCTGCGCGcatatgcaagtacttgcgtgcatcGCAAGCACAAGTATTTGCACAAGtaaaagtacagtaagtgcggagtactcgcGGCGTCGCTCGGTGTGCCTCCCCTTGGTCACGGCCGAGGGGAGTCCATGTATTAATAGTTGTACGCGCATGcttgtacgaagtactccgtactcgaaGGATTATTAGGATCAAATGGAGGATGAATCAtggagtgcagagtacgtACTAGTACATTTGGTTTTGCGTCTATCCGCAGGTGCATCCACTTCATACTTGTGCAgttagtaagtaagtacatgcggATGCGCctacggagaacggagcaatacgtaagtaagtaagtactaaagtacttgctgcacacAATGATACTCCGTGCTCTGTACCTGCTGTACGTGTTTGTGccgtacggtacttgtactacagtacaccaacCAGGACAAGTACACGCATTTCCAGGTAAGTAAGgacttaagtaagtactaaagtactgAACACCTGCTAAtggtacatgcaagtactctgtgcttgcacttacttacttgcagctGGCGTACAGCCCAGGCACTGCGCACCACCAAGCATCACTGCATGTTCGTGCGTGTGCTActaaatacagtacatgcagcatgcccgtacttgcacagtgtACAGAGTGCAAGCAAGGATGATGGGCGGCGCGAGTTGCTGGGAAACGAAGAAAAGTCGCTTTGTCCGTTGCTGCTGGCCATTTTTGCCTCTCGTCCTGGACGGTTTGGACGAATGACAGGTCCACGGGGACGTCATTTCGTCTGCAGCGCACGAGGCGGTGGAAGCCTTGGAACAATGGAACAATGGAACAAGATGGAGCTTGATCGAGAAACAAACAATGTCGGTGAGATGTGAGACACGGCGCCTGCCGAGCGGCcggtggcggtggcggtggcggtggcggtCGCTGGCTCGCCGCTGGCATTCGCCTCGCCGCTGGCATTCGCCTCGCCGCTGGCATTCGCTTCGCCGCTGGCATTCGCTTCGTCGCTGGCAGTCGCTTCGTCACTGGCGCTCCaacactgtacaagtatgcgaTTTCATGCAACGCTCCATACAGGCAGAttcgtacgtacagtactcgtgtGCACCGACTACGGAGCAATACTAACCGcactgtacctacttgtgcacctacagtactgacagtacagtaagtacgtacaaccaagtaattacagcacaggAATGCATGCACCATGACGCCAAAAATCCCTGCAACCCATGGTACCGAGAACGACCCCAATCCGTCCCCCACATGCTCATTTCCCAAACCCGCCGGAGAACGTGCTGCACTacagtatacggagtactgttcttacttgtactatacttgtactgtacgcccaagtgcatgtacacccaCTTGCACCAACGGAGCGCCACTCAGTGCTGTGCATACTTgccgtacaactacaagtaatacatgtgcagcatgcactccgtattacaaGGACTTGCACCTTGCCAAGTGCTGATAGGAACTTCTGGCAGACGGcgctcaagtacaagtccaCTTGCCTGTGTACACGAGCGTGTGAATACCCGCCTTCGTTTGTCGACGCCGCACGCGTGCCTAGACCCATGACGGCCGCCATTCTTCCTTTTTTTTTGCTGGCTCGCCGATGATTTTTTTCTTTTCCCCGCCTCCGTGTCGCC encodes:
- a CDS encoding NAD-binding domain protein, with the translated sequence MASKTCNVGVVGYGMSAKVFHIPFITTTPQLRLHSIVQRAPRDGSSAPQDHPGVKHHTRVEALLADADVDVVVVTTPPNSHFELTKAALEAGKHVLTEKPFVPTAAEADELIAVARKHNRLLCVYQNRRWDSDFLTVKHLVSRETLGRVVEFNTHFDRYRAAGPSNWKAELGLDSGGGALFDLGTHLVDQVYALFGMPSAVHGRLISQRSGKADFFNPDCVAAELTYPDGMLANVRISALSAELVQPRFWIRGSQGSFHKSGLDPQEDQLKAGKAPTDAAFGRDAATSMRLFLASKDDKVTEEQVPQLEPETYRAFYAAFGKAVVTGDEEHVPVKAAEARDVLRILEGIVESAKTNKDVLFA